Proteins encoded within one genomic window of Spirulina major PCC 6313:
- a CDS encoding polysaccharide deacetylase family protein has translation MLPSHHRYSYSSIHDRPHYTWPKQRKLAVYIALNLEHFAFGEGLGASLAPGGPEPDVLNYAWRDYGNRVGVWRLLELFEELSLPVAVLVNSELYDYCPAVMRAFRDRGDEIVAHGRTNSERQSTLNEDGEQRLIIETTNTITQHEGARPRGWLGPWIAQSRITPDLLQEAGYTYMLDWCCDDQPIWFQTRAGRILSIPYPQEVNDIPAIAVRNTSATDFADMIVDQFAEMQGQAQHQPLVMGIALHPYIVGQPFRLRHLRRALNHIAERAARSEDLWITYPGEIARHILTLPNGIVP, from the coding sequence ATGCTACCGAGCCATCATCGTTATTCCTATTCATCCATTCACGATCGCCCCCACTATACCTGGCCCAAACAGCGCAAATTAGCGGTTTATATCGCCCTTAACTTGGAGCATTTTGCCTTTGGGGAAGGGTTAGGGGCAAGCCTCGCGCCGGGCGGGCCAGAGCCGGATGTGCTGAATTATGCCTGGCGGGATTACGGCAACCGGGTCGGGGTGTGGCGGTTGTTGGAACTGTTTGAGGAGTTGTCCCTACCTGTGGCGGTGTTGGTGAATTCGGAATTGTATGACTATTGCCCGGCGGTGATGCGGGCGTTTCGCGATCGCGGCGATGAAATTGTCGCCCACGGTCGCACCAACTCCGAACGCCAAAGCACCCTCAACGAGGACGGGGAACAGCGCCTAATTATCGAAACCACCAACACAATCACGCAACACGAAGGCGCACGGCCGCGCGGCTGGCTGGGGCCGTGGATCGCCCAGAGCCGCATCACCCCGGACTTGCTCCAGGAAGCCGGTTACACCTATATGCTGGATTGGTGTTGCGATGATCAGCCGATCTGGTTTCAAACGCGAGCGGGGCGGATTTTGTCGATTCCCTACCCCCAGGAAGTGAATGATATTCCAGCGATCGCCGTCCGCAACACCAGCGCCACAGACTTCGCCGACATGATCGTCGATCAATTTGCCGAAATGCAGGGCCAAGCTCAACATCAACCCCTCGTGATGGGGATCGCGCTGCACCCCTACATTGTCGGCCAGCCCTTCCGCCTCCGCCATCTCCGCCGCGCCCTCAACCACATCGCCGAACGCGCCGCCCGTTCCGAAGATCTCTGGATCACCTATCCGGGGGAAATTGCCCGCCATATTCTCACCCTCCCCAATGGGATTGTGCCCTAG
- a CDS encoding response regulator, protein MASQKILVIDDSRVIRRMVKDMLPVGNVEVIEAKDGVEGLKLLRAESPTLIMLDFLLPKKSGWEVYQEIQKDPHLATIPLMLMSGRKEEVTEKLPEPFEFFAFVEKPFEKTQLVKALKEAMQKATAKKKAMGTPAPAPAAAAPAPAAGGGSADVQALQKKVAQMDKEIATLKKQMSQLVQFIKQKLK, encoded by the coding sequence GTGGCTAGTCAGAAAATTCTTGTAATTGATGACAGTCGGGTGATCCGACGCATGGTAAAAGATATGCTGCCGGTCGGTAATGTCGAAGTGATCGAAGCCAAAGATGGGGTCGAAGGGCTGAAATTACTCCGAGCAGAATCACCAACATTGATTATGTTGGATTTCTTGCTGCCGAAAAAGAGTGGTTGGGAAGTCTATCAGGAAATCCAGAAAGATCCACACCTGGCGACCATTCCATTGATGTTGATGTCGGGACGCAAAGAAGAAGTCACCGAAAAACTGCCAGAACCCTTTGAGTTTTTTGCCTTTGTGGAAAAACCATTTGAAAAAACTCAATTGGTCAAGGCCCTCAAGGAGGCAATGCAAAAAGCCACCGCCAAGAAAAAAGCAATGGGAACTCCTGCCCCGGCTCCGGCTGCTGCCGCCCCCGCTCCTGCTGCCGGGGGAGGATCTGCCGATGTGCAAGCCCTTCAGAAAAAAGTGGCTCAAATGGATAAAGAAATTGCCACGCTCAAAAAACAAATGAGCCAGCTCGTGCAATTCATTAAACAAAAACTCAAATAA
- the lipA gene encoding lipoyl synthase — translation MVQHRPELVSLPAWLRRPIGKASELSTVQRIIKQRNIHTICEEGRCPNRGECYAQQTATFLLMGPVCTRSCAFCQVDKGHAPLPLDPQEPAKVAEAVQHLKLRYVVLTAVARDDLPDGGAGVFVATIAAIRAANPQTQIEVLTPDFWSGQGYEQAQRDRIAQVVATQPACYNHNLETVARLQGPVRRGAKYGRSLAVLKTVKELDPAIATKSGLMLGLGETEAEIGQALADLRAVGCDRLTLGQYLRPSLAHLPVVKYWTPAEFDAWGERARSLGFSHVRSGPLVRSSYHAGEAG, via the coding sequence GTGGTACAGCATCGCCCTGAACTTGTGTCCCTCCCTGCTTGGCTCCGCCGCCCGATTGGTAAGGCCAGTGAACTTTCGACCGTGCAGCGCATCATTAAGCAGCGCAATATTCACACCATTTGCGAGGAGGGTCGCTGTCCAAATCGGGGGGAATGCTACGCCCAACAGACGGCGACGTTTTTATTGATGGGGCCGGTCTGTACGCGCAGTTGTGCCTTTTGTCAGGTGGATAAAGGCCATGCGCCGCTGCCCCTTGACCCCCAGGAACCGGCGAAGGTGGCCGAAGCGGTGCAGCACCTCAAGCTGCGCTATGTGGTGTTGACGGCGGTGGCGCGGGATGATTTGCCGGATGGGGGGGCGGGGGTGTTCGTGGCGACGATCGCTGCGATTCGGGCCGCGAATCCACAGACGCAAATTGAGGTGTTGACTCCGGATTTTTGGAGTGGACAGGGCTATGAACAGGCGCAGCGCGATCGCATCGCTCAAGTGGTGGCGACGCAACCGGCCTGTTACAACCACAATTTAGAGACGGTGGCGCGGTTGCAGGGGCCCGTACGACGGGGGGCGAAGTATGGGCGATCGCTCGCCGTCCTCAAGACCGTGAAGGAACTTGACCCAGCGATCGCCACTAAATCCGGGTTGATGTTGGGTTTGGGGGAAACGGAGGCGGAGATTGGGCAAGCCTTGGCAGACTTGCGGGCGGTGGGGTGCGATCGCCTCACCTTGGGGCAATATTTGCGGCCCTCGTTGGCGCATTTGCCTGTGGTGAAATATTGGACACCGGCTGAATTTGACGCATGGGGGGAGCGGGCGCGATCGCTGGGCTTTAGCCATGTGCGATCGGGGCCGTTGGTGCGCAGTTCCTACCATGCGGGGGAAGCGGGCTAG
- a CDS encoding tetratricopeptide repeat protein yields the protein MKPTRFFVTILALGVLGSSGVALAQDTDYEVLAEQCRTVPGEEGLAACDQAIALEDGDPALWLNRGVKYDRDLNQRNEAIASYLSAIERDPDNDYSLAWYNTCAVLLKFANIPNSIDPDVLVPILIDLEVIEAETENPGPLATSSSTLYEAVVESCDRALTGDENWGTATPARAWNNLGYAQDELGDYEAALAAYDNAIADDPSHVGAFNNKGITLENLDRHADALAAYEAALDLDPNYDLARRNRARLLQQHPELQLETPDAQAETSPAE from the coding sequence ATGAAACCCACGAGATTTTTTGTCACAATCTTAGCGTTGGGTGTGTTGGGAAGCAGTGGTGTTGCCCTTGCTCAGGACACCGACTATGAAGTATTGGCGGAACAATGTCGCACCGTTCCAGGGGAAGAGGGACTCGCAGCCTGTGACCAAGCGATCGCCCTGGAGGATGGTGATCCGGCGCTCTGGCTGAATCGAGGCGTGAAATATGACCGCGACCTGAACCAACGCAACGAGGCGATCGCCTCCTACCTCAGTGCCATCGAGCGTGATCCGGATAATGACTATTCCCTCGCCTGGTACAACACCTGCGCCGTCCTCCTCAAATTTGCCAATATTCCCAACAGTATTGACCCGGATGTCTTAGTCCCCATTTTGATCGATTTGGAGGTGATCGAGGCTGAAACGGAAAACCCAGGCCCCCTCGCCACGAGTAGCAGCACCCTTTACGAAGCTGTGGTGGAAAGTTGCGATCGCGCCCTGACGGGGGATGAAAACTGGGGCACTGCCACACCGGCTCGGGCCTGGAATAACTTGGGGTATGCCCAGGATGAATTGGGCGATTACGAGGCGGCCTTAGCGGCCTATGATAATGCGATCGCAGACGATCCATCCCATGTCGGCGCGTTCAACAACAAAGGCATCACCCTCGAAAACCTCGATCGCCACGCCGATGCCCTCGCTGCCTACGAAGCCGCCCTCGACCTCGACCCCAACTATGACCTCGCCCGCCGCAATCGGGCCCGACTCCTACAACAACACCCTGAATTACAACTTGAAACCCCTGATGCTCAGGCCGAAACCTCCCCCGCTGAATAA
- a CDS encoding photosystem II reaction center protein K, translating into MIAASLLAELPEAYQIFDPLVDVLPVIPLLFLALAFVWQASVGFK; encoded by the coding sequence ATGATTGCAGCCTCGCTATTGGCAGAATTGCCCGAAGCCTATCAAATTTTCGATCCCCTAGTGGATGTCCTCCCGGTTATTCCGTTGCTCTTTTTGGCTCTTGCCTTTGTGTGGCAAGCGTCCGTTGGCTTCAAATAA
- a CDS encoding tetratricopeptide repeat protein: MLDEIAEAIQQEDYRRAAQLLKPLLKTDRQNPWVRFYVGRVQEGMGQRNEAERLYLQLLPQTTNPKLIRYIRQGIARIETIAARSRQDAIAAALATPGGDDLGVFILEPMPAEQKKAAAKTFSTVMKLDLYSARLQLPSRGWRFYRTGPLGELNYYATTLNAAQIPCFAIALSAINDLNVFTVKYFGTGDNGPTVRCLNSAGQPGTLTFQWSEVTQRVIGRIPLFESVVSFDAKNQLIRKTQTQDYLWFCDLHLPQRNCILRLSEHHYQFLNGITLTPTPGNAGETVSQNWELLMDFLTHQLPSGVLWSDFATFADSAIDFRETLNRLPSRIDLERRRPSLWDQAFQLYSGLAYWRDGWRREHANALPAVRSS, from the coding sequence ATGCTAGACGAAATTGCCGAGGCGATTCAGCAGGAAGACTATCGACGGGCTGCCCAATTATTAAAGCCCTTGCTGAAGACCGATCGCCAAAACCCTTGGGTGCGGTTTTATGTGGGACGGGTGCAGGAAGGCATGGGGCAACGGAATGAGGCGGAGCGTCTCTATTTACAACTGTTGCCGCAAACGACGAATCCAAAATTGATCCGCTATATCCGTCAGGGGATTGCTCGGATTGAAACGATCGCCGCTCGTTCGCGTCAGGATGCGATCGCTGCCGCCCTGGCCACACCGGGCGGGGATGATCTTGGGGTCTTCATTCTTGAACCCATGCCAGCGGAGCAGAAAAAAGCAGCGGCCAAAACCTTCAGCACCGTGATGAAACTGGATCTTTACAGTGCGCGGCTCCAGCTTCCCAGTCGGGGTTGGCGTTTTTATCGCACCGGGCCCTTGGGAGAATTAAATTACTACGCCACCACCCTCAATGCGGCTCAGATTCCCTGTTTTGCGATCGCCCTTTCTGCCATTAATGACCTCAATGTGTTCACCGTTAAATATTTCGGCACGGGGGACAACGGGCCCACGGTGCGCTGCCTCAACTCGGCCGGGCAACCCGGAACCCTCACCTTTCAATGGTCAGAAGTGACGCAGCGAGTCATCGGGCGCATCCCGCTGTTTGAATCCGTCGTCAGCTTCGATGCCAAAAATCAACTCATCCGCAAAACCCAAACCCAAGACTATCTCTGGTTCTGTGACCTCCATCTCCCCCAACGCAACTGTATTCTGCGCCTCAGTGAACATCACTACCAATTCCTCAACGGCATCACCCTCACCCCCACCCCAGGCAATGCCGGCGAAACCGTCAGCCAAAACTGGGAACTCTTGATGGACTTTCTCACTCACCAATTGCCTAGCGGTGTCCTCTGGTCGGACTTTGCCACCTTTGCCGACAGTGCGATCGATTTTCGTGAAACCTTGAACCGGCTGCCGTCGCGGATTGATCTAGAGCGTCGTCGCCCTAGCTTATGGGATCAGGCGTTTCAGCTTTATAGCGGTTTAGCCTATTGGCGCGATGGGTGGCGACGTGAGCACGCCAACGCACTCCCAGCGGTGCGATCGTCGTAA
- a CDS encoding response regulator → MTQQPLPLNTQASFSAEVAHAGCEQKQGLTAQLLQYREQKFTGRLSLTLGNGVAWHFYLHLGRLVWIGGGESPTRQWRRSLLLSAPHLTAADLRIPSNSRIESMEYHILVMLTLRQKIDSDQATAIVTEITHTACFDMVQAIALHSLQHESPNFTLTPYPSIRPSSTGMLPQAAILDIATILQQSQAQWQQWVAIGLTHYSPNLAPRIVDAALLEQQTSLGIYQQLTRLINGQRSLRDIAALKHQSVLTITRTLVPFIDGHLLTLAPPKPPTQPLTPPPAHPHPTQPQNQPLIACIDDDPRVQARLNKILTAAGYRVLSITNPIEALPLLLQTKPDAVLLDLIMPVANGYEICAQIRRVQDFAALPVIMLTGNDGVVDRMRAKMVGASGFLTKSTSVAKITAALQTHCGAIAP, encoded by the coding sequence ATGACTCAACAGCCCCTTCCCCTCAACACACAAGCTAGCTTCTCCGCAGAAGTGGCTCATGCTGGGTGCGAGCAAAAACAAGGGCTGACCGCTCAACTGCTGCAATACCGCGAACAAAAGTTCACCGGGCGTTTGTCGCTCACCTTGGGCAATGGTGTTGCGTGGCACTTCTACCTCCACTTAGGTCGCCTCGTCTGGATTGGAGGGGGTGAATCTCCGACGCGGCAATGGCGGCGATCGCTCCTCCTCAGCGCCCCCCACCTCACCGCCGCTGACCTCCGAATTCCCAGCAACAGCAGGATTGAAAGTATGGAGTATCACATCCTCGTGATGCTCACCCTCCGCCAAAAAATCGACAGCGACCAAGCCACCGCGATCGTTACCGAAATCACCCACACCGCCTGCTTCGACATGGTGCAAGCGATCGCCCTCCACTCCCTCCAGCACGAAAGCCCCAACTTCACCCTCACCCCCTACCCCAGCATCCGCCCCTCCAGCACCGGCATGCTCCCCCAAGCCGCCATCCTCGACATTGCAACCATCCTTCAGCAAAGCCAAGCCCAATGGCAGCAATGGGTCGCCATCGGCCTCACCCACTATTCCCCGAACCTCGCCCCCCGCATCGTAGACGCAGCACTCCTCGAACAGCAAACCAGCCTCGGCATCTACCAACAACTCACCCGCTTAATCAACGGCCAACGCAGCCTCCGCGACATTGCCGCCCTCAAACACCAGTCCGTCCTCACCATCACCCGTACCCTCGTCCCCTTCATCGACGGTCATCTCCTCACCCTCGCACCCCCCAAGCCCCCCACGCAACCCCTCACCCCGCCGCCTGCCCACCCCCACCCCACCCAACCCCAAAATCAACCCCTAATCGCCTGCATCGACGATGATCCCCGCGTCCAAGCCCGCCTCAACAAAATCCTCACCGCTGCTGGTTATCGTGTCTTGAGCATCACCAACCCGATTGAGGCTCTGCCCCTGCTCCTCCAAACCAAGCCCGATGCTGTTCTGTTGGACTTGATTATGCCCGTTGCGAATGGCTACGAAATCTGCGCTCAAATCCGGCGCGTCCAAGATTTCGCGGCCCTACCCGTGATCATGTTGACCGGCAATGATGGCGTGGTGGATCGGATGCGGGCCAAAATGGTGGGCGCATCGGGTTTCCTCACTAAGTCCACCAGCGTTGCGAAAATCACCGCCGCTCTCCAAACGCACTGTGGTGCGATCGCACCTTAA
- the ilvD gene encoding dihydroxy-acid dehydratase, producing the protein MSENRRSQVVTQGVQRSPNRAMLRAVGFGDDDFTKPIIGVANGFSTITPCNMGIGDLANTAEAALKTAGAMPQIFGTITISDGISMGTEGMKYSLVSRDVIADSIETVCNGQSLDGVLAIGGCDKNMPGAMIAMARLNIPAIFVYGGTIKPGHYDGQDLTVVSSFEAVGQYSAGKIDEDTLMNIERNACPGAGSCGGMYTANTMSSAFEAMGMSLPYSSTMAAEDAEKAESTAQSAAVLVNAVRNQILPSQILTRKAFENAIAVIMAVGGSTNSVLHLLAIAHTVGVDLTLDDFEEIRARVPVICDLKPSGRYVATNLHTAGGIPQVMKMLLNHSMLHGDALTISGQTVAEVLADIPDEPSPDQDVIRPWDNPMYRSGHLAILKGNLATDGAVAKISGVKNPQITGPARVFNSEEECLDAILAGKIQAGDVIIVRYEGPKGGPGMREMLAPTSAIIGAGLGDSVGLITDGRFSGGTYGMVVGHVAPEAAVGGAIGLVQEGDSITIDAHARLLQLNISDQELAERRAQWQPPAPRYTRGVLAKYAKLVSSSHLGAVTDRDLG; encoded by the coding sequence ATGTCTGAGAACCGGAGAAGCCAAGTTGTGACCCAGGGCGTGCAGCGATCGCCCAACCGTGCCATGCTCCGCGCTGTGGGCTTTGGGGATGATGATTTCACCAAGCCGATCATTGGGGTCGCCAACGGATTCAGCACGATTACCCCCTGTAATATGGGCATCGGCGACTTGGCCAATACGGCAGAAGCGGCCTTAAAAACCGCCGGAGCCATGCCCCAAATTTTCGGGACGATCACGATCTCCGATGGGATTTCCATGGGAACCGAAGGGATGAAATATTCCCTCGTGTCGCGGGATGTGATCGCCGATTCCATCGAGACGGTGTGTAATGGTCAGAGCTTGGATGGCGTGTTGGCGATCGGCGGCTGTGATAAGAATATGCCGGGAGCGATGATCGCCATGGCGCGGCTGAATATTCCGGCGATTTTTGTCTATGGCGGCACGATTAAGCCCGGTCACTACGATGGGCAGGATCTTACCGTGGTTAGTTCCTTCGAGGCGGTGGGGCAATATAGTGCCGGAAAAATTGACGAAGACACCCTGATGAATATTGAGCGCAACGCCTGTCCGGGGGCGGGTTCCTGCGGGGGAATGTATACGGCGAATACGATGTCTTCGGCCTTTGAGGCGATGGGGATGAGTTTGCCCTATTCTTCGACAATGGCGGCAGAGGATGCGGAAAAAGCCGAAAGTACGGCGCAATCGGCGGCGGTGTTGGTGAATGCGGTGCGCAATCAAATTCTGCCGAGTCAGATTCTCACCCGCAAGGCCTTTGAAAATGCGATCGCGGTGATCATGGCTGTGGGGGGTTCGACTAATTCGGTGCTGCATTTGTTAGCGATCGCCCACACCGTCGGCGTTGACCTCACCTTGGATGACTTTGAAGAAATCCGCGCCCGCGTCCCCGTGATCTGCGACCTCAAGCCCAGCGGCCGCTACGTCGCCACCAACCTCCACACCGCCGGCGGCATCCCCCAAGTGATGAAAATGCTCCTCAACCACAGCATGCTCCACGGCGATGCCCTCACCATTTCCGGTCAAACCGTCGCCGAAGTCCTCGCCGACATCCCCGACGAACCCTCCCCGGATCAAGACGTGATCCGCCCCTGGGACAATCCCATGTACCGCAGCGGCCACCTCGCCATCCTCAAGGGCAACCTAGCCACCGATGGCGCAGTGGCGAAAATTAGCGGCGTTAAAAACCCCCAAATCACTGGCCCCGCCCGCGTCTTCAACTCCGAAGAAGAATGCCTCGATGCGATCCTAGCCGGGAAAATCCAAGCCGGGGATGTGATTATCGTCCGCTACGAAGGCCCCAAAGGCGGCCCTGGCATGCGGGAAATGCTCGCCCCCACCTCCGCGATTATCGGCGCAGGTTTAGGGGATTCCGTCGGGTTGATTACCGATGGGCGCTTTTCCGGCGGCACTTACGGCATGGTGGTGGGTCATGTGGCCCCCGAAGCAGCGGTGGGGGGTGCGATCGGTCTCGTCCAAGAAGGGGATTCGATCACCATCGATGCCCATGCACGCCTCTTGCAACTGAATATTTCTGATCAGGAACTGGCGGAACGTCGCGCCCAATGGCAACCCCCCGCCCCCCGCTATACCCGTGGCGTGTTGGCGAAATATGCCAAGCTCGTTTCGTCGAGCCATTTAGGGGCTGTGACCGATCGCGACCTCGGTTAA
- a CDS encoding LysR family transcriptional regulator, whose translation MHPFNPYKIKISQLVAFVAIADHGTFSAAALALDLSQSTVSHAIAALEAELGVQLIKRSRQGAQLTVVGDRVMKEAHAILRHLDNISQEANQARGLRGGQVHIAAYRSMATHLLPSAISRLHDLYPTIKVKITEFDEFYNIEKALLNGQADLSVAELPEGDEFETWEILCDDYLALMPPSFTGPTQLTWADLAAYPLIVSSVNTCSHRIHNCLKTVETSLNIAYELREDSTIIGMVLRNLGAAILPRMAAEPIPKGIKVCKLPCVLTRTIGIAMLKDALHPPAVYAFLDALRQAGMFT comes from the coding sequence ATGCATCCGTTTAATCCCTACAAGATCAAGATTTCGCAGTTGGTGGCGTTTGTGGCGATCGCAGACCATGGCACGTTTAGCGCGGCGGCGTTGGCTTTGGATTTATCCCAATCGACGGTGAGCCATGCGATCGCTGCCCTCGAAGCAGAATTGGGCGTGCAGTTGATCAAGCGCAGTCGCCAAGGGGCACAGCTTACCGTCGTGGGCGATCGCGTCATGAAAGAAGCCCATGCCATCTTGAGACACCTCGACAATATTTCCCAAGAAGCCAACCAAGCGCGGGGTCTACGGGGGGGACAGGTTCACATCGCCGCCTATCGCAGCATGGCCACTCACCTTTTGCCCAGCGCAATTTCGCGACTCCACGACCTCTATCCGACGATTAAAGTCAAAATCACCGAATTCGACGAGTTCTACAACATTGAAAAAGCCCTCCTCAACGGTCAAGCCGACCTCAGCGTTGCAGAATTACCCGAAGGCGATGAGTTTGAAACCTGGGAAATTCTCTGTGATGACTACCTGGCGTTGATGCCGCCGAGCTTCACCGGCCCCACACAACTCACCTGGGCTGATTTGGCCGCCTATCCGCTGATTGTGTCGTCGGTGAATACCTGTTCCCATCGCATCCATAACTGTTTGAAAACCGTTGAAACCTCCCTCAACATTGCCTATGAACTGCGGGAAGATTCGACGATTATCGGGATGGTGCTGCGTAACTTAGGGGCGGCGATTTTGCCCCGGATGGCAGCGGAACCAATTCCCAAGGGGATTAAGGTGTGTAAATTGCCCTGTGTGCTGACTCGGACGATCGGGATTGCGATGCTCAAGGATGCGCTCCATCCTCCGGCAGTCTATGCGTTTCTCGATGCGCTGCGCCAGGCGGGGATGTTTACGTGA
- a CDS encoding MgPME-cyclase complex family protein: MTTYYYVAASQKFLLEEEPLEEVLKERTRHYGEQQKEIDFWLVKQPAFLEAPELVAANAQCPKPAVAIVSTNKQFITWLKLRLEFVLTGEFEAPSAAIPDPLASLVTA, from the coding sequence ATGACGACTTATTATTACGTGGCTGCCAGTCAGAAATTTTTACTCGAAGAAGAACCCCTCGAAGAAGTGCTCAAAGAACGCACCCGCCACTACGGGGAACAACAGAAAGAGATTGACTTTTGGCTTGTCAAGCAGCCGGCTTTCCTCGAAGCCCCTGAACTCGTTGCCGCCAATGCCCAATGTCCCAAACCCGCTGTTGCGATCGTTTCCACAAACAAACAATTTATCACCTGGCTCAAATTACGCCTAGAATTTGTCCTCACTGGGGAATTTGAAGCACCCAGCGCAGCCATTCCCGACCCCTTGGCATCGTTAGTTACGGCTTAG